From Ailuropoda melanoleuca isolate Jingjing chromosome 17, ASM200744v2, whole genome shotgun sequence, the proteins below share one genomic window:
- the ALOXE3 gene encoding hydroperoxide isomerase ALOXE3 isoform X2, whose protein sequence is MAVYRVCVTTGPYLMAGTLDNISVTLVGTCGESPKQLLDRLGRDFAPGSVHKYKVRCSAELGELLLLRLHKERSAFFPKDSWYCSCLCVTAPDGTRSHFPCYQWIEGYCTIELRPGAAKTICQDSLPLLLDHRKRELQGRQECYRWKVYAPGFPGMIDISSFEEMETDKKFALTKMTPRADQGDSSGNRYLPGFPMKIDFPSLLHMEPNIRYSATKTASLLFNAIPASLGMKLRGLLDRKGSWKKLDDIRNIFWCHKTVISEYVTEHWCEDTFFGYQYLNGVNPVMLHCLSSLPSKLPVTNDMVAPLLGPDTCLQMELERGNVFLADYWILAEAPVHCLNGRPQYVAAPLCLLWLNPQGALVPLAIQLSQTPGPDSPIFLPTDSYWDWLLAKTWVRNSEFLVHENNTHFLCTHLLCEAFSVATLRQLPLCHPIYKLLLPHTRYTLQVNTIARATLLNPEGLVDKVTSVGRQGLLYLISTALAHFTYTDFCLPDSVRARGVLAIPNYRYRDDGLRIWAAIERCRLCLRNRGLLLSQRCVCPAGLGVAGVGRRDFCSGVPGPGKLRLPTPAVHSRRAGQVPHCNHLQLLRPARCCQQRAA, encoded by the exons ATGGCCGTGTACCGCGTGTGTGTGACCACGGGGCCCTACCTGATGGCCGGCACGCTGGACAACATCTCTGTCACTCTGGTGGGCACTTGTGGTGAGAGCCCTAAGCAGCTGCTGGATCGCTTGGGCAGGGACTTCGCCCCTGGATCA GTGCACAAGTACAAGGTGCGCTGCTCAGCGGAGCTGGGCGAGCTCTTGCTGCTGCGTCTACACAAGGAGCGCTCCGCTTTCTTCCCCAAGGACTCTTGGTATTGCAGCTGCCTCTGTGTCACGGCCCCCGATGGCACCcgttcccacttcccctgctatCAGTGGATTGAGGGCTACTGCACCATAGAGCTGCGACCAGGAGCAG CAAAAACTATTTGTCAggactcccttcccctccttctggaCCACAGGAAACGGGAACTCCAGGGCCGACAGGAATGTTACCG CTGGAAGGTTTATGCCCCCGGCTTCCCTGGCATGATAGACATCAGCAGCTTTGAGGAGATGGAGACAGACAAGAAGTTTGCTTTGACCAAGATGACACCTCGGGCAGACCAAGGGGACAG CAGTGGGAATCGGTACCTGCCTGGCTTCCCCATGAAGATTGACTTCCCGTCCCTGCTGCACATGGAGCCCAACATTCGCTACTCAGCCACCAAGACGGCCTCCCTGCTATTCAACGCCATCCCTGC gtCCTTGGGCATGAAGCTCCGAGGGCTGCTGGACCGTAAGGGCTCCTGGAAGAAGTTGGATGACATCCGGAATATCTTCTGGTGCCACAAGACGGTCATTTCAG AGTACGTTACGGAGCACTGGTGTGAGGACACCTTCTTCGGGTACCAGTACCTGAACGGCGTCAACCCGGTCATGCTCCACTGCCTCTCCAGCTTGCCCAGCAAGCTGCCCGTCACCAATGACATGGTGGCCCCCTTGCTGGGACCCGACACCTGCCTGCAGATGGAACTAGAG AGGGGGAACGTCTTCCTAGCCGACTACTGGATCCTGGCGGAGGCCCCCGTCCACTGCCTCAACGGCCGCCCCCAGTACGTGGCCGCCCCGCTCTGCCTGCTGTGGCTCAACCCGCAGGGGGCGCTGGTGCCCCTGGCCATCCAG CTCAGCCAGACCCCCGGGCCAGACAGCCCCATCTTTCTGCCCACTGACTCTTACTGGGACTGGCTGTTGGCCAAGACGTGGGTGCGCAACTCCGAGTTCCTGGTGCACGAGAACAACACGCACTTCTTGTGCACGCATCTGCTGTGCGAGGCCTTCTCCGTGGCCACGCTGCGTCAGCTGCCGCTCTGCCATCCTATCTACAAG CTCCTGCTCCCTCACACTCGCTACACGCTGCAGGTGAACACCATCGCGCGGGCCACACTGCTGAACCCCGAGGGCCTTGTGGACAAG GTCACCTCGGTCGGGAGGCAAGGCCTCCTTTACCTCATAAGCACCGCTCTGGCTCATTTCACCTACACCGATTTCTGCCTTCCGGACAGCGTGCGGGCCCGCGGCGTCCTGGCCATCCCCAACTACCGTTACCGCGACGACGGCCTGAGGATCTGGGCGGCCATTGAGAGGTGCAGG CTTTGTCTCAGAAATCGTGGGCTACTATTATCCCAGCGATGCGTCTGTCCGGCAGGACTCGGAGTTGCAGGCGTGGGTCGGCGAGATTTTTGCTCAGGCGTTCCTGGGCCGGGAAAGCTCAg